From a single Porites lutea chromosome 10, jaPorLute2.1, whole genome shotgun sequence genomic region:
- the LOC140951026 gene encoding neuropeptide FF receptor 1-like codes for MANLTILVPEGTISWQLLRENSTSTSSTAIAGKLSTFIKFWRIANVVLYVVIFVTSAVGNGLVCFIIIRRRRMKSVVNYLILNLAIADLIFTCVCIPLDIPVQQMNYVWPYGGFMCKVIYPLQTQILFASVYTLFALSLTRYRAVVHPLKQQLTTDKVKWVIMAIWVVSFLPVSPYMATLRFNSSTLTCEEYWKDVRSRRTYTICLFLFQYVVPLTVISCAHLAIAQDLNRQKTREITIIRRIRIQQGRRVSRMLIIVTLLFAVCVLPNNILWLWLDFGEADKRFAYFSELLSFGNIVVFLNSALNPVCYTMMNDTYTKQLRDIIHSCLKPTSQEEVEQSLD; via the coding sequence ATGGCCAATTTAACCATCCTTGTGCCCGAGGGAACAATTTCTTGGCAACTCCTCCGTGAAAATTCCACCTCCACTTCGTCCACTGCCATCGCGGGAAAACTGAGCACGTTTATCAAGTTTTGGAGGATCGCAAACGTTGTCCTTTATGTAGTTATCTTTGTTACCAGTGCGGTAGGAAATGGTTTGGTGTGTTTTATAATTATAAGAAGGAGAAGAATGAAGTCGGTCGTTAACTATTTGATTCTGAATCTGGCAATCGCTGATCTTATTTTTACCTGCGTTTGTATACCACTCGATATACCAGTGCAACAAATGAACTATGTTTGGCCTTACGGTGGTTTCATGTGTAAAGTTATCTACCCATTACAAACCCAAATTCTGTTTGCTTCAGTTTACACCCTCTTTGCACTAAGCCTGACAAGATATCGGGCAGTGGTGCATCCGCTAAAACAACAGCTGACCACTGATAAAGTCAAGTGGGTGATCATGGCCATCTGGGTGGTATCGTTTCTCCCTGTGTCGCCATATATGGCAACGCTACGATTTAATAGCTCAACTCTGACTTGTGAGGAATATTGGAAAGACGTACGTTCAAGAAGAACTTACACCATCtgccttttcctttttcaatatgTAGTACCACTGACAGTAATCTCATGCGCTCATTTAGCTATTGCTCAAGACCTCAACAGACAAAAGACACGAGAGATAACCATCATACGTAGAATTCGTATTCAGCAAGGCCGTAGGGTTTCACGAATGCTCATTATAGTGACGCTGTTATTTGCCGTTTGCGTCCTACCAAATAACATTTTATGGTTGTGGTTGGACTTCGGAGAAGCGGACAAACGCTTTGCTTATTTTTCAGAGCTTTTGTCATTTGGCAACATTGTCGTGTTCTTAAACAGTGCTCTGAATCCTGTCTGCTATACGATGATGAACGATACTTATACAAAACAATTAAGGGACATAATACATTCATGTCTAAAGCCGACAAGTCAAGAAGAAGTTGAACAGTCCTTAGACTAA